In the Deferribacter desulfuricans SSM1 genome, CAGCAAAATTTTCATCTAAGTATTTAACAAATTTCTCTGCAATTTCTTTTCTATTTGTCATCAAGCTTTATCCCGTATTCTTCCCATTTCTCATCTACAAGTTTTTTAATATCCTCGCTCATCACTATATCATCTGGCCACTCTCTTGTGTGCCCTTCTTCTGGCCACTTTTTAGTAGCATCAATACCTATTTTTGCACCCCAAAATGGGTAAGGTGAAGAGTGATCAAGAGCATCCAATGGACCTTCCATAATTACAATATCTCGTTTCCAGTCAACATTATTACCCATTCTCCAAAGCACTTCTGATGTGTTTTGCACATCCACATCTTTATCAACAACCACAATCATTTTGGTAAACATCATCTGTCCTGTACCCCAAACATAATTCATAATCTTTTTTGCATGCATAGGGTACTTTTTATCAATTGAGATAAACATTATATTATGAAATACCCCTTCTAAAGGTAAAGCCATATCCACAATTTCAGGAACCTGTTTTTTCAATAGAGGTAAAAATATCCTTCCAGTAGCAACCCCCATATAGCAATCTTCCATTGGTGGCTTACCAACTATTGTAGTGGGATAAATGGCATCTTTCCTATGTGTAATACATGTTATATGAAAAACAGGATACATATCTGCTAAAGAGTAATATCCTGTATGATCTCCAAAAGGTCCTTCTAACCTTAGTTCATCTATATCAACATACCCTTCTAAAACAATTTCGCTATTTGCTGGCACTTCTAAATCCACTGTCTCACATTTTACAAGTTCTACAGGCTTTTTCCTGATAAATCCTGCCAGTAACATCTCATCAATACCATCAGGTGCTGGAGCTGTAGCAGCATAAGTCACTGCCGGGTCAGCACCTATAGCAACAGCCACTTCTAATCTTTTTAGCCCCAGCCTTTTTGCTTTTCTAAAATGGTCAGCTCCATGATGATGAATATGCCAGTGCATACCTGTTGTCTTTTTATCGTAAACTTGCATCCTATACATCCCACAATTCCTTGCACCTGTTTCAGGGTCTTTTGTAAAAACACAAGGTAGAGTAATAAATCTTCCACCATCCTGTGGCCAGCATTTCAAAACTGGAAACTTCAAAACATCTACCTCATCCCCTTTTAAAATAACCTCTTTACAAACCCCTTTCTTAACTACTTTTGGAAAAATCTGATTTAATTCCATTAGCATCGGCAAAGATTTCATCTTA is a window encoding:
- a CDS encoding menaquinone biosynthesis decarboxylase, with protein sequence MAYKDLGEFINVLEKQGELVRIKTEVDPILEITEITDRVSKKYGPALLFENVKGSEHPVLINAFGSFKRMNLALEVDNLDELGERIINLIDRNVPQNFFDKMKSLPMLMELNQIFPKVVKKGVCKEVILKGDEVDVLKFPVLKCWPQDGGRFITLPCVFTKDPETGARNCGMYRMQVYDKKTTGMHWHIHHHGADHFRKAKRLGLKRLEVAVAIGADPAVTYAATAPAPDGIDEMLLAGFIRKKPVELVKCETVDLEVPANSEIVLEGYVDIDELRLEGPFGDHTGYYSLADMYPVFHITCITHRKDAIYPTTIVGKPPMEDCYMGVATGRIFLPLLKKQVPEIVDMALPLEGVFHNIMFISIDKKYPMHAKKIMNYVWGTGQMMFTKMIVVVDKDVDVQNTSEVLWRMGNNVDWKRDIVIMEGPLDALDHSSPYPFWGAKIGIDATKKWPEEGHTREWPDDIVMSEDIKKLVDEKWEEYGIKLDDK